From Hymenobacter sedentarius, a single genomic window includes:
- a CDS encoding ATP-binding protein codes for MKHSPGYGELLMLAPLAVLMVRGLRRFLDLPTRLARWNKLLGYIWVPAVVLFVVAQLFNIRSPLLSDSYWLFVLLVTGAVLVAVRDYRPARTLLLALAPFLLHHLAEFIVSGSDGQLPKRYDDALDTTQAFAIIWLITFVIIARNQKKTLEKERLQREEEEKAKRLIEAQNVELERLVTERTLALTHQAEELRSALTELRTTQAQLVQSEKMASLGELTAGIAHEIQNPLNFVNNFADVTVEILGELREEQCRPERDPTLEGELLDDIDQNLQKIHHHGQRAASIVKAMLEHSRATTGERQPTDINQLADEYLRLAYQGLRAKDKTFNATLDTNFSPLLPKVEAIGPDLGRVLLNLFSNAFYAVRQRQLRGEAGYAPTVSVCTSQRDEHVEIRVRDNGLGIPEAVRQKIFQPFFTTKPSGEGTGLGLSLSYDIVTQGHSGTLTVESQEGEFTEFLISLPINQGG; via the coding sequence ATGAAACACTCGCCTGGTTACGGTGAACTTCTGATGCTGGCGCCGCTGGCGGTGCTGATGGTGCGGGGCCTGCGCCGGTTTCTGGACCTGCCCACCCGGCTGGCCCGCTGGAACAAGCTGCTCGGCTACATATGGGTGCCGGCGGTGGTGTTGTTTGTGGTCGCCCAGCTTTTTAACATAAGAAGCCCGCTGCTGTCCGACTCCTACTGGCTGTTTGTCCTGCTCGTCACGGGGGCCGTGCTGGTGGCCGTGCGCGACTACCGGCCGGCGCGCACGCTGCTGCTGGCCCTCGCGCCGTTTCTGCTGCATCACCTGGCGGAGTTCATCGTGTCGGGTTCCGATGGGCAGCTGCCCAAGCGCTACGACGACGCCCTGGACACCACCCAGGCCTTTGCCATTATCTGGCTCATTACGTTCGTCATCATTGCCCGCAACCAGAAAAAAACGCTGGAAAAAGAACGCCTGCAGCGCGAGGAAGAAGAAAAAGCCAAGCGCCTCATCGAGGCCCAAAACGTGGAGCTCGAGCGCCTCGTAACCGAGCGCACCCTGGCCCTCACGCACCAGGCCGAGGAGTTGCGCTCGGCCCTCACGGAGCTGCGCACCACGCAGGCCCAGCTGGTGCAGTCCGAGAAGATGGCCAGCCTGGGCGAGCTCACCGCGGGCATCGCCCACGAGATTCAGAACCCGCTCAACTTCGTCAACAATTTCGCCGACGTGACCGTGGAAATTCTCGGCGAGCTGCGCGAGGAGCAGTGCCGCCCGGAGCGCGACCCCACGCTGGAGGGCGAGCTGCTCGACGACATCGACCAGAACCTGCAAAAGATTCACCACCACGGGCAGCGGGCGGCCAGCATCGTGAAGGCCATGCTGGAGCACAGCCGCGCCACCACCGGCGAGCGCCAGCCCACCGACATCAACCAGCTAGCCGATGAGTACCTGCGACTGGCCTACCAGGGCCTGCGGGCCAAAGACAAAACCTTCAACGCCACCCTCGATACCAATTTTTCGCCCCTGCTGCCCAAGGTCGAAGCCATTGGGCCGGACCTGGGGCGGGTGCTGCTCAACTTGTTCAGCAATGCCTTTTATGCCGTGCGCCAGCGCCAGCTGCGGGGCGAAGCCGGCTACGCGCCCACCGTCTCGGTGTGCACCAGCCAGCGGGATGAGCACGTCGAAATTCGGGTGCGCGACAACGGGCTGGGCATTCCCGAGGCGGTGCGGCAAAAAATCTTCCAGCCGTTCTTCACCACCAAGCCTTCGGGCGAAGGCACGGGCCTGGGCCTTTCGTTGAGCTACGACATTGTAACCCAGGGCCACAGTGGCACGCTCACGGTGGAAAGCCAGGAAGGAGAGTTCACTGAATTTCTGATTAGCTTGCCTATTAATCAGGGCGGTTAG
- a CDS encoding ATP-binding protein has translation MSIIFTPIPGFRVFGRLSWLLIVLLLLGPLSVRAAASPAQSLTIDSLRRLLAQPNQADTNRVMLLCQISDQLWTQRTDSAAVYALKALTLARRIGHHRGEGEALNRLGAALRESNLARALEVFQQSLRIAKATHDPALEAQNLRSIGIIYVYLRDQRQGLAYYFRALKLGEQLHDERRVVIELSNIGLAYDLFNQLDSARIFQERAYALARRLGTPTNYILYGLGNVARKQGQLNQARAFYRGSIAESKVVQHLRSLNFAYVGMATLYQQMGRTDSSIYYARLGCQAAQTNGFLRGVLNASTLLTHDFKARGQTDSALKYQSLMLVMKDTLFGQEKVMRLQSLNYREQQRAQAAAASQASLKARYRTYGLVAGLVGLLALALLLGRHGRQQQRAKEALEQSLAELKTAQAQLVQREKMAFLGELTAGIAHELQNPLNFVKNFAEVSTDLVDEISGDHRDPTRNSALEQEILAGLKQNLQKISQHGQRATSIIKGMLEHSRTGTGQREATDLNALVDESLRLAYQGLRTKEKDFSARLTTSFDPMLPAVAVVSQVLSRVLINLFTNAFHALQARQRQTASPDGPGPDSYQPEVTVSTLALPGKVEIRIRDNGTGMSEQVKARIFHPFFTTKPVGEGTGLGLSLSHDIVTTGHGGTLAVESEEGAGTEFVVTLPA, from the coding sequence TTGAGCATAATCTTTACTCCGATTCCTGGTTTTCGCGTGTTTGGCCGGCTTAGTTGGTTGCTGATTGTGCTGCTGCTGCTCGGGCCGCTTTCGGTGCGGGCGGCTGCCTCGCCGGCCCAAAGCCTGACAATCGACAGTCTCCGGCGCTTGCTGGCCCAACCGAATCAGGCCGATACCAACCGCGTGATGCTGCTCTGCCAGATCAGCGACCAGCTCTGGACCCAGCGCACCGATTCGGCCGCCGTGTACGCCCTCAAGGCCCTCACGCTTGCCCGCCGCATTGGCCACCACCGCGGCGAAGGCGAGGCGCTGAACCGGCTGGGCGCGGCCCTGCGCGAGAGCAACCTGGCGCGCGCCCTGGAAGTGTTCCAGCAGTCGCTGCGCATTGCCAAGGCCACCCACGACCCCGCCCTGGAGGCCCAGAACCTGCGCAGCATCGGCATTATTTACGTGTATTTGCGCGACCAGCGGCAGGGCCTGGCCTACTACTTCCGCGCCCTCAAGCTGGGCGAGCAGCTCCACGACGAGCGCCGCGTGGTCATTGAGCTGAGCAACATCGGCCTGGCCTACGACCTGTTCAATCAACTCGATTCGGCCCGCATCTTTCAGGAGCGGGCCTACGCCCTGGCGCGCCGCCTGGGCACGCCCACCAACTACATTCTGTACGGCCTGGGCAACGTGGCCCGCAAGCAGGGCCAGCTCAACCAAGCCCGGGCCTTCTACCGCGGCAGCATCGCCGAGTCGAAGGTGGTGCAGCATCTGCGCAGCCTCAATTTTGCCTACGTGGGCATGGCCACGCTCTACCAGCAGATGGGCCGCACCGATTCGAGCATTTACTACGCCCGCCTCGGCTGCCAAGCCGCCCAGACCAACGGCTTCCTGCGCGGCGTGCTCAATGCCAGCACCCTGCTCACCCACGACTTCAAAGCCCGTGGCCAAACCGACAGCGCCCTGAAGTACCAGAGCCTGATGCTGGTGATGAAAGACACGCTCTTTGGCCAGGAGAAGGTAATGCGCCTGCAAAGCCTGAACTACCGCGAGCAGCAGCGGGCCCAGGCGGCGGCCGCTAGCCAGGCTTCGCTTAAGGCCCGCTACCGCACCTACGGGCTGGTGGCTGGCTTGGTGGGGCTGCTGGCGCTGGCGCTGCTGCTGGGCCGCCACGGCCGCCAGCAGCAGCGCGCCAAAGAAGCGCTGGAGCAGTCCCTGGCTGAGCTGAAAACCGCCCAGGCCCAGCTGGTGCAGCGCGAGAAGATGGCGTTTCTGGGCGAGCTGACGGCGGGCATTGCCCACGAGCTGCAAAACCCGCTCAACTTTGTGAAGAACTTCGCCGAAGTGAGCACCGACCTCGTGGATGAAATATCCGGCGATCACCGCGACCCCACCCGCAATTCGGCGCTGGAACAGGAAATCCTGGCCGGCCTCAAGCAAAACCTTCAGAAAATCAGCCAGCACGGCCAGCGCGCCACGTCCATCATCAAGGGCATGCTCGAGCATTCGCGCACGGGCACCGGCCAGCGCGAAGCCACCGACCTCAACGCCCTCGTCGACGAAAGCCTGCGCCTGGCCTACCAGGGCCTGCGCACCAAGGAAAAGGATTTTTCGGCCCGCCTGACCACTTCGTTTGACCCCATGCTGCCCGCCGTGGCCGTGGTGTCGCAGGTCCTGAGCCGGGTTTTGATAAACCTGTTTACCAACGCTTTTCATGCCCTGCAGGCCCGCCAGCGGCAAACTGCCAGCCCCGATGGCCCCGGCCCCGACAGCTACCAGCCCGAAGTCACGGTGAGCACCCTCGCCTTGCCCGGCAAAGTTGAAATCCGCATCCGCGACAACGGCACCGGCATGTCGGAACAGGTGAAGGCCCGGATTTTCCACCCGTTTTTCACCACCAAGCCCGTGGGCGAAGGCACGGGCCTGGGCCTGTCGCTCAGTCACGATATTGTGACCACGGGCCACGGCGGCACGCTCGCCGTGGAGAGCGAGGAAGGCGCGGGCACCGAATTTGTGGTTACCCTGCCAGCTTAA
- a CDS encoding response regulator encodes MQILVVDDETDVRDLFLQRFRREIRSGEFNFSFAFSGEEAMQFMRKHHSEVLIILSDINMPGMSGLELLGHVKEEFDMPPTTMMMITAYGDNDIFKQAMELGANDLLTKPVDFVVLKEKLLQLLP; translated from the coding sequence ATGCAAATCCTGGTCGTTGACGATGAAACCGATGTGCGTGATTTGTTTCTGCAGCGCTTTCGGCGCGAAATCCGCAGCGGCGAGTTTAACTTCAGCTTTGCATTTTCGGGCGAAGAAGCCATGCAGTTCATGCGGAAGCACCATTCCGAAGTCCTGATTATTCTTTCCGACATCAACATGCCTGGCATGAGCGGGCTGGAGCTGCTGGGCCACGTAAAGGAGGAATTTGACATGCCCCCCACTACCATGATGATGATTACGGCGTACGGAGATAATGACATCTTTAAACAGGCCATGGAGCTCGGCGCTAACGACCTCTTAACCAAGCCAGTGGATTTTGTCGTGCTCAAAGAAAAATTGTTGCAACTGCTACCCTAA
- a CDS encoding adenylate/guanylate cyclase domain-containing protein: MKTKILVVDDEADLELLIKQKFRRKIRENAYEFVFANNGQEALERILQNPDTDIILSDINMPVMDGLTLLTRTHTEHPTMKTVIVSAYGDLGNLRTAMNRGAFDFVVKPVDFHDLEVTIEKTADEVRQLRDTLRAIQENNILKMYVDETVLKFMTRPDFENRLMASETVEATVVFLDICGFTSLAEQLQPADVVTLLNTYFDLMVKEVIAQGGYVDKFMGDAVMAVFRGEHHLDRAIDAALSARTALHQSDAPLPPGFEYRPEVSIGVNTGEVVSGNIGSASLKRLDYTIIGDVVNTCQRLQASGKPGQVIISEAVYLKVKESFKCQYVSEVKLKNKAQPVKIYEVVE, encoded by the coding sequence ATGAAGACGAAAATCCTGGTGGTCGACGACGAAGCCGACCTCGAACTGCTCATCAAGCAAAAGTTCCGGCGCAAAATCCGTGAGAATGCCTATGAGTTCGTTTTCGCCAACAACGGACAAGAGGCCCTCGAGCGCATTCTGCAAAACCCGGATACTGACATCATCCTCAGCGACATCAACATGCCCGTGATGGACGGGCTGACCCTGCTCACCCGCACCCACACCGAACACCCGACCATGAAAACGGTGATAGTGTCGGCCTACGGCGACCTGGGCAACCTGCGCACCGCCATGAACCGCGGCGCCTTCGACTTTGTGGTAAAGCCCGTCGATTTCCACGACCTGGAAGTCACTATCGAAAAGACTGCCGACGAGGTGCGCCAGCTGCGCGACACGCTCCGCGCCATCCAGGAAAACAACATCCTTAAGATGTACGTCGACGAGACGGTGCTCAAGTTCATGACCCGGCCCGACTTTGAAAACCGCCTCATGGCCAGCGAAACCGTGGAAGCCACGGTGGTTTTCCTTGACATCTGCGGCTTTACGTCGTTGGCCGAGCAGCTCCAGCCGGCCGACGTGGTGACCTTGCTCAACACTTACTTCGACCTTATGGTGAAGGAGGTAATTGCGCAGGGCGGCTACGTCGACAAGTTTATGGGCGACGCCGTGATGGCCGTATTCCGCGGCGAGCACCACCTGGACCGCGCCATCGACGCGGCCCTGTCGGCGCGCACCGCCTTGCACCAAAGCGACGCCCCGCTGCCCCCCGGCTTCGAGTACCGCCCCGAGGTGAGCATTGGCGTGAATACCGGCGAAGTGGTGTCCGGCAACATTGGTTCGGCTTCGCTCAAGCGGCTGGATTACACCATTATCGGCGACGTGGTGAACACCTGCCAGCGCCTGCAGGCCTCCGGCAAGCCCGGCCAGGTCATCATCAGCGAAGCCGTTTACCTCAAGGTAAAAGAATCCTTCAAGTGCCAGTACGTGAGCGAGGTAAAGTTGAAAAACAAAGCCCAACCCGTGAAAATCTACGAAGTAGTGGAGTAG
- a CDS encoding cyclic nucleotide-binding domain-containing protein, producing MISATSLQRLFGIKTSETRTVGLFLLHNFLLGIGSVLVYVAANVLLLEHNPEHSLPLGYIAGALGMMAVGKVYTYFEHHYLLKKLAVRVLLAVVALTGAMGTLVAVGHSVVAAVAIMVGYRVIYLLTNLEFWGVSAVVFDVRQSKRLFSVISSGDMPAKALGALLAALIHGDAQLPVLLGVSFAAYVGALFALRSTLRSHNVEAVARPMRRVQRAPGNIVRQLFGGSELVLAMCLSLVAIAAVLTGVEYMFFINVKHKFHESEDITRSVGWILGLTYLAAMFFKLLVSRQALERYGVQWSLRLLPAVALVALAGFGGVQLVGTYTESGLLMYFCGLYLLLEVLRRTVFDPVFLVLFQPLAPPQRLAAHTLAKGFYEPLGMGLTGVLFFGLRYAGLLDGWVPFAWMGALLVLALLFLARTYRSYLAELKEGLSRRFAETAELALPDAALQVVLAHLHSPRPTEVLNAVAWLRQRQPAALAGHAPTLLEHPDERVRLAVLAIAEVRPLPAEALHALALRDPAPAVREAAAQQLAATAPEAAASLVAALLTGSDMAARQGAIRGSLEAEPQNPLAQTSLHDLLHQPSAATSDAALALLGFFPFDTQDQLVASSLASSEPQVAETALRAIGTVGHTKLTPYLLRALSDKLRWQPAADSLVALGPAVVPLVREALHRKPGAAAMHRLATVLERLPGPASRAALVELAQGSNLFCRAVALRALRHAPAVPAETPVFEHLLREEFTLAAQLLRGLVADQRPALHATVDYELTQLHQRVFGILAQLYDADLVATAQRNVAHAARERQANALEILDNLIPRPIYQGLQALLDDTPVAEKARLFATLTAPAQPARTRLMPAGYGAVSAPEPTALPAEPLPVFLLRQGPTAFSSWTLSLALRHWQPIEADAPALLQPYLQSRNELLAESAQLAAAALAAHTGQPLSAPSHSTAMSHSPATAEARISALERVVVLKSTALFAQTPENVLSSIVPIMKEVTFNEGEEIFAKGDIGTSLFILHDGQVGIFNGNQQLATFGPGDFFGELALLDAEPRSASAAALSQVLAFRLDQEDFYDLMEERGEVLRNILRMLCQRIRLQNEKMRELAH from the coding sequence ATGATTTCTGCCACCTCCCTACAGCGCCTGTTCGGCATCAAAACCAGCGAAACCCGTACGGTGGGGCTGTTTTTGCTGCACAATTTTCTTCTTGGCATCGGCTCGGTGCTGGTGTACGTAGCGGCCAACGTGCTGCTGCTCGAGCACAACCCCGAGCACAGCCTGCCGCTGGGCTACATCGCCGGCGCGCTGGGCATGATGGCCGTGGGCAAGGTGTACACGTATTTCGAGCACCACTACCTGCTCAAGAAGCTGGCCGTGCGCGTGCTGCTGGCCGTGGTGGCCCTGACCGGGGCCATGGGCACGCTGGTGGCTGTGGGCCACTCGGTGGTGGCGGCCGTGGCCATTATGGTGGGCTACCGCGTCATCTACCTGCTCACCAACCTGGAGTTCTGGGGCGTGTCGGCGGTGGTATTCGACGTGCGGCAAAGCAAGCGGCTGTTCAGCGTGATTAGCTCGGGCGACATGCCGGCCAAGGCCCTCGGGGCCTTGCTGGCGGCGCTTATCCATGGCGATGCGCAGCTGCCGGTGCTGCTAGGCGTGTCCTTTGCGGCCTACGTGGGGGCGCTATTTGCCTTGCGCTCCACCCTGCGCTCGCACAACGTGGAAGCCGTGGCCCGGCCCATGCGCCGGGTACAGCGGGCCCCGGGCAACATCGTCCGGCAACTGTTTGGCGGCAGCGAGCTCGTGCTGGCCATGTGCCTGAGTTTGGTGGCCATTGCGGCCGTGCTCACCGGCGTGGAGTACATGTTTTTTATCAACGTTAAGCACAAGTTTCACGAGTCGGAAGACATCACCCGCTCGGTGGGCTGGATACTGGGGCTGACCTACCTGGCGGCCATGTTTTTTAAGTTGCTGGTGAGCCGGCAGGCCCTGGAGCGCTACGGCGTGCAGTGGTCGCTGCGGCTGCTGCCGGCGGTGGCGCTGGTGGCGCTGGCCGGGTTTGGAGGTGTGCAGCTGGTGGGTACGTATACCGAATCGGGGCTGTTGATGTACTTCTGCGGGCTGTACCTGTTGCTGGAGGTGCTGCGTCGCACCGTGTTCGACCCCGTTTTTCTGGTGTTGTTCCAGCCCCTGGCGCCGCCGCAGCGGCTGGCCGCCCACACGCTGGCCAAGGGCTTTTATGAGCCCCTGGGCATGGGCCTGACGGGCGTGCTGTTCTTCGGGCTGCGCTACGCGGGCCTGCTCGACGGCTGGGTGCCCTTTGCCTGGATGGGCGCACTGCTGGTCTTGGCCCTGCTGTTTTTGGCGCGCACCTACCGCAGCTACCTCGCCGAGCTGAAGGAAGGCCTGAGCCGTCGCTTTGCCGAAACCGCCGAGCTGGCCCTGCCCGATGCCGCACTGCAAGTGGTGCTGGCGCACCTGCACAGCCCCCGCCCCACCGAGGTACTCAATGCCGTGGCCTGGCTGCGCCAGCGCCAGCCGGCCGCCCTCGCCGGCCACGCGCCCACCCTTCTCGAGCACCCCGACGAACGGGTGCGCCTGGCGGTGCTGGCCATTGCCGAAGTGCGGCCCTTGCCCGCCGAAGCCCTGCACGCCTTGGCGCTGCGCGACCCCGCCCCCGCCGTGCGCGAAGCCGCCGCCCAGCAATTGGCCGCCACCGCCCCCGAAGCGGCGGCCTCCCTGGTGGCGGCACTGCTAACCGGCAGCGACATGGCCGCACGCCAGGGTGCCATCCGGGGCAGCCTCGAAGCCGAGCCCCAGAACCCGCTGGCCCAAACCAGCCTGCACGACTTATTGCACCAGCCATCGGCCGCGACCAGCGACGCCGCCCTGGCGCTGCTGGGCTTCTTCCCCTTCGATACACAAGACCAGCTTGTTGCCAGCAGCCTGGCCAGCAGCGAGCCCCAGGTAGCAGAAACGGCCCTTAGAGCCATTGGCACCGTGGGCCACACCAAGCTCACGCCCTACCTCTTGCGGGCGCTGAGCGACAAGCTACGCTGGCAACCCGCCGCCGACAGCCTGGTGGCGCTGGGCCCCGCCGTGGTGCCCTTGGTGCGGGAGGCATTGCACCGCAAGCCCGGCGCGGCCGCCATGCACCGCCTGGCCACGGTGCTCGAACGCCTGCCCGGGCCCGCAAGCCGCGCCGCGCTGGTTGAGCTGGCCCAGGGCAGTAACCTGTTTTGCCGGGCCGTGGCTTTGCGCGCCTTGCGCCACGCCCCCGCTGTGCCCGCCGAGACACCCGTGTTTGAACACTTGCTGCGCGAGGAATTCACTCTGGCGGCCCAGCTGCTGCGCGGCCTTGTGGCCGACCAACGCCCCGCCCTGCATGCCACCGTCGACTACGAGCTGACGCAGCTGCACCAGCGCGTGTTCGGCATCCTGGCCCAGCTCTACGACGCCGACTTGGTGGCCACGGCCCAGCGCAACGTGGCCCACGCCGCCCGCGAGCGGCAGGCCAACGCTCTGGAAATCCTCGACAACCTGATTCCGCGGCCCATTTACCAGGGCCTGCAGGCCCTGCTCGACGACACCCCCGTAGCGGAAAAAGCCCGGCTTTTCGCCACGCTTACGGCACCTGCTCAGCCAGCCCGTACCCGGCTGATGCCGGCTGGCTATGGTGCGGTATCAGCGCCGGAACCCACTGCTCTTCCTGCCGAGCCCTTACCGGTTTTCCTGCTTCGGCAGGGCCCTACTGCTTTCTCCTCCTGGACGTTGAGCCTGGCCTTGCGCCACTGGCAGCCCATCGAAGCCGATGCGCCGGCGTTGCTGCAGCCCTACCTGCAATCGCGCAATGAGCTGCTGGCCGAAAGTGCGCAGCTGGCCGCGGCAGCCCTTGCGGCCCACACCGGCCAGCCATTATCCGCCCCATCCCATTCCACCGCTATGAGCCACTCTCCTGCCACCGCCGAAGCCCGCATTTCCGCCCTGGAGCGGGTGGTGGTGCTCAAAAGCACCGCCCTGTTTGCCCAAACGCCCGAAAACGTGCTGAGCAGCATCGTGCCCATCATGAAGGAGGTAACCTTCAACGAAGGCGAGGAAATCTTTGCCAAAGGCGACATCGGCACCTCGCTGTTCATCCTGCACGACGGCCAGGTGGGCATCTTCAACGGCAACCAGCAGTTGGCCACCTTCGGGCCCGGCGACTTCTTCGGCGAGCTGGCCCTGCTCGATGCTGAGCCCCGCTCGGCCTCGGCGGCAGCGCTCAGCCAGGTGCTGGCCTTCCGCCTCGACCAGGAAGATTTTTACGACCTCATGGAAGAGCGCGGCGAGGTGCTGCGCAACATCCTGCGCATGCTGTGCCAGCGCATCCGGCTGCAAAACGAGAAAATGCGCGAGCTGGCGCATTAG